In the genome of Rhinolophus ferrumequinum isolate MPI-CBG mRhiFer1 chromosome 24, mRhiFer1_v1.p, whole genome shotgun sequence, one region contains:
- the SLC36A2 gene encoding proton-coupled amino acid transporter 2, whose product MPGTKSAGDPQGAVDLKLDLRSPPESAKKPQSKDSSLWNGSPSELPNLQKTKGITAFQTLVHLVKGNMGTGVLGLPLAVKNAGILMGPLSLLAIGFIACHCMHVLVRCAQRFCHRLNKPFLDYGDTVMHGLEASPSAWLREHAHWGRRMVSFFLVFTQLGFCCVYIVFLADNLKQVVEAVNSTTTNCHSNETVVLTPTMDSRLYMLTFLPFLVLLVLIRNLRVLSIFSMLANISMLVSLVIVAQYIAQEIPDPSRLPLIASWKTYSLFFGTAIFSFESIGVVLPLENKMTDTRRFPAILTLGMSIITALYIGVGVLGYLRFENDIKASITLNLPNCWLYQSVKLLYIAGILGTYALQFYVPAEIIIPLAISQVSKRWAPLLDLSIRVTMVCLTCALAILIPRLDLVLSLVGSVSSSALALIIPPLLEITTYYSEGMSPLTIAKDALISILGFVGFVVGTYQALDELMQPGHPATFSNSTIFVR is encoded by the exons ATGCCCGGGACAAAGAGTGCTGGGGATCCCCAGGGAGCTGTTGACCTCAAACTGGACCTCAGGTCACCTCCCGAAAGTGCCAAGAAGCCGCAGAGCAAGGACTCCAGTCTCTGGAATGGAAGCCCTTCGGAGTTGCCCAACTTGCAGAAGACCAAGGGCATAAC agCGTTCCAGACGTTGGTTCACCTGGTGAAAGGCAACATGGGCACGGGGGTGCTGGGACTGCCCCTGGCGGTGAAGAACGCAGGCATCCTG ATGGGCCCACTGAGTCTGCTGGCAATAGGCTTCATCGCGTGCCACTGTATGCACGTCCTGGTCAGGTGCGCCCAGCGTTTCTGCCACAG GCTTAACAAGCCCTTTCTGGACTATGGGGACACGGTGATGCACGGACTAGAAGCCAGCCCAAGCGCCTGGCTCCGGGAACACGCCCACTGGGGAAG gCGTATGGTGAGCTTCTTCCTTGTATTCACCCAGCTGGGCTTCTGCTGTGTATACATTGTGTTTCTGGCCGATAATTTAAAACAG GTAGTGGAAGCTGTTAATAGCACCACCACCAACTGCCATTCCAACGAGACGGTGGTTCTGACGCCCACCATGGACTCGAGACTCTACATGCTCACCTTCCTGCCCTTCCTGGTGCTGCTGGTCCTTATCCGGAACCTCAGGGTCCTGTCCATCTTTTCCATGTTGGCCAACATCAGCATGCTGGTCAGCCTGGTCATTGTCGCCCAGTACATTGCCCAG GAAATTCCAGACCCCAGCCGGTTGCCACTGATAGCAAGTTGGAAGACCTACTCTCTCTTCTTTGGAACAgccattttttcatttgaaagcaTTGGCGTG GTTCTGCCCCTGGAAAACAAGATGACGGACACCCGCCGCTTCCCAGCCATCCTGACCTTGGGAATGTCCATCATCACTGCCCTGTACATTGGCGTTGGGGTTCTGGGCTACCTGCGGTTTGAAAATGACATCAAGGCCAGCATAACCCTAAACCTGCCCAACTGCTG GCTGTACCAGTCAGTCAAGCTCCTGTACATTGCCGGCATCCTGGGCACCTATGCCCTGCAGTTCTATGTCCCTGCAGAAATCATCATCCCGTTAGCCATCTCCCAGGTGTCAAAGCGCTGGGCGCCGCTTCTGGACTTGTCCATCCGCGTCACCATGGTCTGCCTGACAT GCGCGTTGGCCATCCTCATCCCCCGCCTGGACCTGGTCCTCTCCCTAGTGGGCTCCGTGAGCAGCAGTGCCCTGGCCCTCATCATCCCGCCCCTCCTGGAGATCACCACCTACTACTCGGAGGGCATGAGCCCGCTCACCATCGCCAAAGACGCCCTGATCAGCATCTTGGGCTTCGTGGGCTTTGTGGTGGGAACCTACCAGGCCCTGGACGAGCTGATGCAGCCAGGACATCCTGCCACCTTTTCCAACTCCACCATTTTTGTTCGGTGA